The stretch of DNA GCGAACCGGAGGTAGGTCCATGTCAAGCGAGGTCCTCAAGAAGCATGCCGAGACATTGCTGGGTCTGCACCAGCCCGGCAATCCAGTGGTTTTGCCGACAATCTGGGATGCGTGGTCGGCGCAACTGGCGGTCGATGCAGGCTTTCTCGCGCTGACCGTCGGCAGCCACCCGATGGCCGACTCGGTGGGTAAGGCCGACCAGGAGGGCATGTCGTTCGACGACGTGGTGACCCGCGTCAAGCAGATCACTTCGGCCGTCGACGTGCCGGTGTCCGTCGATATCGAGTCGGGCTATGCCGAACCGGCCACCCGCCTGATCACCGGCCTGCTCGAGGCCGGTGCGGTCGGCCTCAACATCGAGGACACCGTGCACAGCGAAGGCGGGCGGCTGCGGTCGTCCAGCGAGCACGCCGAGCTCGTCGGCGCGCTGCGTAAGGCTGCCGACGCCGCCGGCGTGCACGTGGTGGTCAACGCCCGCACGGATCTGTTTCTCCGGCAGGACGGAGATGAGTCCGATCGGGTGGACCGGGCGATCGCGCGGCTGAAAGAGGCGGCCGCAGCCGGAGCAGACTCGCTGTATCCGGTTGGCCGTCACGACCCGGATACGTTGCGGCGCTTGGCTACTGAGCTACCGCTGCCGATCAATGCGATCGCGTTGCCCGATCAGGATGATCCGGCGTCCTTCGGGCCGCTTGGCGTCGGCCGCATCAGTTTTGGGCCATTCCTGCAGCGCGCACTTTCCGCACATGCCAATGAGATGCTGGCCCGCTGGGCTTAGCATTCCGGCGTGAGCCCTGATGACGACGGCAGTTGGCATGACCAGCAACCCCTGATAGTCGCCGCCGGAGTCGCGGGCGTCGTACTTCTGGTGATCCTGGCGTGGGCGGTGATCCGCACCGCCGACAACTCGTCGAGTCCACCCGGGCCCACCGATCTGCCGCCGTCGTCGGCCACCTCGTCGACATACACGACGAGCTCGTCGTCGAGCACCAGCTACACCGTGCCGAGTGTGCAAACCAGTCAGGACAATCCGATCGTGACCAGGCCGCCGGCGGCGACGCCATCAGATGACGGCTCCGGCGACGAGACAACGACGTCCACCACGATCACCAATCCGTACCCGACGACGACACCGACCAACGCCGGCCACATCTAGGACCGCAAGGTCGCCAACCTGTTGCGGGTGATCGGCGTCGACGTACTCGGTCAGTTCTGCGGGTAGCTGAAAATCCGGTGGAACCTGTTGGATCCCACCGGATTTCGCGTCGTGACCGGCGCCACAGCGGTCCGCTACCGGAAGAACTTGAGTCGATGACGCTGATGTTCCAGCAGCGAGTTTACCGTCTGTGGACGCTCACAGGGGTGTGCCGACGACCGTGAGAAGTCCGTGATGGTGGGTTCACATCAGGCGACATTGCGGCAATATCCGCTGGTTAACCTCGGCGGCATGCGGTCTTCATCAAACGTTGTGGTCGTTGGCCACGGAATGGTCGGTCACCGGTTCGTCGAGGCACTGCGGTCGCGCGACGCCGAGGGTGCCTGGCAGATAACCGTGCTCGCCGAGGAAGCCGACGCCGCATACGACCGAGTCGGCCTCACCAGCTACACCGAGCACTGGGATCGCGCCCAGTTGGCGCTGCCCGGCAATGACTACGCCGGGGATGACAAGGTCGAGCTTCGACTTGGCAGCCGCGTCGCGGAGATCGACCGCACCACACGGCAGGTGGTCACGGCAGATGGAAGCCGTGTCAACTACGACGCATTGGTGCTTGCCACCGGTTCGTACGCCTTCGTGCCGCCAGTGCCCGGCCACGACCTGCCGGGCTGCCACGTCTACCGCACGCTCGACGACCTCGACGACATCCGCGCCGACGCCGAGCGTGCTCTCAAATCCGGGACCGCTCCGGTCGGCGTCGTCATTGGCGGCGGCCTACTGGGTCTGGAAGCCGCCAACGCGCTGCGAAGCTTCGGCTTGACCCCGCATGTCGTGGAGATGGCGCCGCGGTTGATGGCACAACAGCTCGATGAGGCGGGCGGTGCACTGCTGGGCCGGATGATCGGCGAGCTCGGCATCGCCGTGCACACCGGCGTCGGCACGTCGTCAATCGAGCCCACCCAACGCAACCGACCCGTGCGCCGCTCCGCGGATGA from Mycobacterium sp. JS623 encodes:
- a CDS encoding isocitrate lyase/PEP mutase family protein; the encoded protein is MSSEVLKKHAETLLGLHQPGNPVVLPTIWDAWSAQLAVDAGFLALTVGSHPMADSVGKADQEGMSFDDVVTRVKQITSAVDVPVSVDIESGYAEPATRLITGLLEAGAVGLNIEDTVHSEGGRLRSSSEHAELVGALRKAADAAGVHVVVNARTDLFLRQDGDESDRVDRAIARLKEAAAAGADSLYPVGRHDPDTLRRLATELPLPINAIALPDQDDPASFGPLGVGRISFGPFLQRALSAHANEMLARWA